One Ostrea edulis chromosome 2, xbOstEdul1.1, whole genome shotgun sequence genomic region harbors:
- the LOC125680110 gene encoding histamine H2 receptor-like: MKPSVVNCMIVFLWTFSFTLAGLPFIYFNNWDQGVRCSFGYLLHDWVYLVCGTTIYSCMAIAVILYGLILKTARKVYAKSLKRASVDPTNERNRKIIKNIRSAKVMGYVTLALVLNWGPYEVYKIRYGLDMTTDFTFNLSTWLVFLGIVNSVVNPFIYAYQRKDFRKGCQKLFGCYRNEGQSGSKTESKSNAGELCRY, from the exons ATGAAACCTTCAGTTGTAAATTGCATGATTGTGTTTTTATGGACTTTTTCCTTCACTCTTGCTGGACTACCCTTTATCTACTTTAACAATTGGGATCAGGGCGTTAGATGCAGTTTCGGCTACCTTTTGCATGACTGGGTTTATCTGGTATGTGGCACCACCATATATTCATGCATGGCTATCGCGGTCATTCTGTATGGTCTAATTTTGAAAACAGCTAGAAAAGTATATGCGAAATCTTTGAAGAGAGCCTCGGTTGATCCCACCAATGAGCGTAACAGAAAGATAATAAAGAACATCCGTTCAGCAAAGGTTATGGGATATGTCACTTTGGCCCTGGTTCTCAACTGGGGTCCATACGAAGTGTACAAGATTCG GTATGGTCTCGATATGACTACCGATTTTACCTTCAATCTGTCCACATGGCTTGTGTTTCTGGGAATCGTAAACAGCGTTGTAAATCCTTTCATCTACGCCTACCAACGGAAAGACTTCAGGAAAGGGTGCCAGAAATTGTTTGGTTGCTACAGAAACGAGGGACAATCAGGGTCCAAAACAGAATCAAAATCCAACGCAGGGGAGTTGTGTCGTTATTAG